Proteins encoded together in one Pongo abelii isolate AG06213 chromosome 8, NHGRI_mPonAbe1-v2.0_pri, whole genome shotgun sequence window:
- the UBTD1 gene encoding ubiquitin domain-containing protein 1 isoform X2 translates to MTDGQLRSKRDEFWDTAPAFEGRKEIWDALKAAAYAAEANDHELAQAILDGASITLPHGTLCECYDELGNRYQLPIYCLSPPVNLLLEHTEEESLEPPEPPPSVRREFPLKVRLSTGKDVRLSASLPDTVGQLKRQLHAQEGIEPSWQRWFFSGKLLTDRTRLQETKIQKDFVIQVIINQPPPPQD, encoded by the exons ATGACTGACGGGCAGCTGCGGAGCAAACGGGATGAGTTCTGGGACACAGCGCCTGCCTTCGAGGGCCGCAAGGAGATCTGGGATGCCCTCAAGGCTGCTGCCTATGCTGCTGAAGCCAACGACCACGAGCTGGCCCAGGCCATCCTGGATGGAGCCAGCATCACCCTGCCTCATG GCACCCTCTGTGAATGCTACGATGAGCTGGGCAATCGCTACCAGCTGCCCATCTACTGCCTGTCACCGCCGGTGAACCTGCTGCTGGAGCACACGGAGGAGGAGAGCCTGGAGCCCCCCGAGCCTCCACCCAGCGTGCGCCGTGAGTTCCCGCTGAAGGTGCGCCTGTCCACGGGCAAGGACGTAAGGCTCAGCGCCAGCCTGCCTGACACGGTGGGGCAGCTCAAGAGGCAGCTGCACGCCCAGGAGGGCATCGAGCCATCATGGCAGAGATGGTTCTTCTCCGGGAAGCTGCTCACAGACCGCACACGGCTCCAGGAGACCAAGATCCAGAAAGATTTTGTCATCCAGGTCATCATCAACCAGCCCCCGCCACCCCAGGACTGA
- the UBTD1 gene encoding ubiquitin domain-containing protein 1 isoform X1, whose amino-acid sequence MGNCVGRQGRERPAAPGHPRKRAGRNEPLKKERLKWKSDYPMTDGQLRSKRDEFWDTAPAFEGRKEIWDALKAAAYAAEANDHELAQAILDGASITLPHGTLCECYDELGNRYQLPIYCLSPPVNLLLEHTEEESLEPPEPPPSVRREFPLKVRLSTGKDVRLSASLPDTVGQLKRQLHAQEGIEPSWQRWFFSGKLLTDRTRLQETKIQKDFVIQVIINQPPPPQD is encoded by the exons GACGCAATGAGCCCCTGAAGAAAGAGCGGCTCAAGTGGAAGAGCGACTACCCCATGACTGACGGGCAGCTGCGGAGCAAACGGGATGAGTTCTGGGACACAGCGCCTGCCTTCGAGGGCCGCAAGGAGATCTGGGATGCCCTCAAGGCTGCTGCCTATGCTGCTGAAGCCAACGACCACGAGCTGGCCCAGGCCATCCTGGATGGAGCCAGCATCACCCTGCCTCATG GCACCCTCTGTGAATGCTACGATGAGCTGGGCAATCGCTACCAGCTGCCCATCTACTGCCTGTCACCGCCGGTGAACCTGCTGCTGGAGCACACGGAGGAGGAGAGCCTGGAGCCCCCCGAGCCTCCACCCAGCGTGCGCCGTGAGTTCCCGCTGAAGGTGCGCCTGTCCACGGGCAAGGACGTAAGGCTCAGCGCCAGCCTGCCTGACACGGTGGGGCAGCTCAAGAGGCAGCTGCACGCCCAGGAGGGCATCGAGCCATCATGGCAGAGATGGTTCTTCTCCGGGAAGCTGCTCACAGACCGCACACGGCTCCAGGAGACCAAGATCCAGAAAGATTTTGTCATCCAGGTCATCATCAACCAGCCCCCGCCACCCCAGGACTGA